A stretch of DNA from Manihot esculenta cultivar AM560-2 chromosome 7, M.esculenta_v8, whole genome shotgun sequence:
TACCTTGGCGGCCATGAATTCAATTGACGTCATGGCTTTGCTGGTTTGGTCGATCTTATAGACAAGGattcttattaaaaattataaagtacATGACCGTATGACCGAGTCTGTTTGATTTTTCGTTCTTTTCTTAATAAAGAAAAGAATGGCGTCTGCATCGTTCATGCGAAGGTTCCAGTTGCCTaacctttattttttattaatataagggaaatttactttgtagtccctgagatttaacgtaattaacacttctgtccctctattttggcgacccaacacttaagtccctcactttctcttccgtccaaattcgtagtccttccgtccatttaaaccgtttggtcaaagagtcaaaagtgagaggtgataattttttccagaaatacccttctcttaatgtgaaattccttcttttttttctctttcatgctttctctctccagttgcaaaagaagaagaagaagaagaagaagaagaagaagaagaagaagaagaagaagaagaagaagaaagaagaagaagaagaagaagaagaagaagaagaagaagaagaagctgctgtagaaagagtaggaaaaagaagaagaagaagaagaagaagaagaagaagaagaaagaagaagaagaagaaggaagaagaaagaagaagaagaagaagaaagaagaagaagaagaagaagaagttgcagaaaaaggaggaagaagaagaagaagaaggttaattttgtcaattcacgtgtcccaaacggctattttggacggaaggactacgaagttggacagaaaagaaagtgagggacttaagtgttgggtcgccaaaatagagggacagaagtgttaattacgttaaacctcaggaactacaaagtaattttcccttaatataattttgttttgtttttttctttgcttttgcGTAACAAAAAATCActttttttactataatttttcTAGATATTTAAAACCCTTAAGAGGGCATTTTACCTGTTGaaatgatactggatcttgagTTTTATAAGTTGAGGTAAAATTCGGATCCAGAAATCCAAAATTAAGAGGTATCCCATAGGCAATAATTTTAGAATGTGAGGATAAATATTGAGAATATTTATAAtcgaaattataattttttactttatgaCAATGATAAACTATAAATAGCATTATAAACACTAGTATAATCAATTTCACATCTAATAGATTAAAAAACCGCATTATATGCTTTCTATACTACTGTCTGCACAACAAAACCCTCCTTTTGTTTGCACTTTGAAACAAGGTACTATTGCCTTTTTCATATTATACTATTGCCTTTTTCACATAAAACAAACATACAAGCTAGCAAACAATTTGAAACATAAAACGTTATTACTATTGCCTTTTTCATGTTCTTTTTTCATTGTTTTCCTTTGGTCTATTGTCCATTGATtgagttttcttttatttttatttactaattactcttcataattttttttcttatttgattTGATAAACATTGTAGCCTTTTTTGACTCTCCTTAATTGTTTGCACTTTGATATTAATGTTCTGAAATCTAAAGAGTAGAATTTACAGTATAAGTGTAAGTTTAGACGGAGAGAAAAATATTTCTGTCTTTTTatccatttttcttttatctacTAGTGATGTCTAACGGTCTCTCTATTACAGTGCCATTTATCTCTATTATTCAGGTCCGTACGTACGAACATGTCAGACTCCCTCTCCATGCTAAATGGCCATTTAATTCGCTCGGCACGCATACGGGCAGGGCTGTGAAGTGATTGGACTACCTGCTCTCTTTCACGTCACATCACTAGGCTAGATTATTTTCTACTAGTTTTTGGCTTGCTTCCGACTCGGCCTACTCTGCGTATTTAGGCCGAGACCGAGACTTGAGACGTTGAACCGGTCAACTAAAGGAAGGTTTCATGAGTTTTGAGTCAACGTTATTCTCTTGGACTTGATCTCGTCCAAGATAGATGAGTTCCGACGGTCATCGAGTATGATAATTGAGGGATCTTAGTAGGTGAATAAGAATTCAAACACAAATAAGAAAGTTAAAAAATTTGTttgtgaaggaaaaaaaaatcaatactatgttacattttatttaaattatccaCCACATCTTTCAGAAAATTTCCTAATGATAAGTATGAAGACCCACCATTCCTTAAAGCCATTCTGCTCTTCTCACTCATCTGCTTtaccttcttctttttctcactATCATCCTCCATCAAACACTTTATTCCTCTCTCAATTTCATCACATTTCACAATTTCTCCACTGTCATTTCTATAATCCATTTTAATTTCTACTGATAATCCCAACTCAATCACCATTTCAAAGGCGTTGAACTGTTGCTCTGCATATATTGGCCATGCGGCTACTGCAACGCCAAACCATATGCTCTCCAGTAGAGAATTCCACCCACAGTGTGACACAAAGCCTCCCACCGCTGGATGAGCCAAGACAGCCACTTGTGGAGCCCATCCTATCACCTTTCCAATCCTAGCCGTTCGATCCAAGAAGCCTTCGGGCAAGACTTGTTGTGGATTCTCGTAGTCGCTTAACgatgcttcggcggccgaaggtggtggGTGGCGTAAAGACCACAAGAATCGATACCCACTATGTTCTAGAGCATAGGCAAGTTCTTTTACTTGATCTTTTTAATCATGAGTTGATCTGAGTTCCACATCAGTTGTTAtcgttgaatcccacatcgattgtggaaagggataatgtgccccttatatgagccaCATACAATCCTTCTCCTTGAGCtaacttttggggtgagttaggcctaactcaaatttaacatggtatcaaagcctccCCATCCAATGTTGTGTCTCCCATAAATATGTCAtgcaccagtaaaattctgggcgtgagggggtgtgttgaatcccacatcggttgtggaaagggttaATGTGCCACAAATTTAACAGTTGTCAAATCACGGTGATagataaatttctatttatctatttttatttgtttcataattttttttcagtttactttattattttattatttcagtttatcttataGTCTCTCTTACAAAAAAAAAGGCTATATTtatgtgaaaaaaaattatttcaattgtgtaatattttaaaaaaagatgagagaaaaaaaaagagtgaagaaaaaaaaagatcgtttcgattatttgatttaaaaaaaaaaagagaaaaagaggagagatgtcaaagtataattgatcaagcataatttagccacatttttattatatttattattgcttttttacacattttctagcttcatttatgatttttatctcgtttttgaagaaaaggaagaaaatggataattggagaaaaagtgcataaAAAGCTGGAAAATGATTGGGGCaacgatctgggcaaatcactgcccaaatcaaactggaGCAGAAAACTGGGATTAACTCACAGACAGTGATTGGGGCaacgatctgggcaaatcactgcccagatcaagctgaagcagaaacctggaggcaacaggcagaagtgatatgggcaagtgatctgctcaaatcactcgcagaaactgcccaaatcactcgcagagacagaaaaCTGAAACTGGACAGACTTGCAAAAAACGATCGGGGCAGATAGAccaagcgatctgcccaaatcactgccccaatcacattgacagcaAAATTGACAAcagaggcgggaaaacagcaggaaaccgaatttcgaattttcagaagtccaaatccaactcaatcactaccaacacaattccaagagccacgaaagagtttctcacctaaggaattccagttgcaattaaattcaacatcaaaagaggaatcacaagccaaattaaaaagggatttcaaaaccctagaatgatggaattcttcagctataaaagggcagcctccaaaccagcaagaggcatctcttcttcatctcatcttcagcaattctgcagaaaaatgcagcagcttgtctccttcttttcttcttcttttcttttgtgattttgtccaccatgagtggctaaacacttttcttttctagttgaagtggaaaaattcagatttgtgatgaattgggagatttaaatctccattgttaaacttctatttattttcaatatttatgcaatttgatctttctataattgttgctttgcttttagaatcaatttaggcctattgcttttaattgcttgagtaacaattgtttgaataatttaggtccgtaattgcttagattatttaaacacacatttaatcaagttgcataatctaaacttgaccacgcggttggcaaggttataattaggtttctctaagtattaatgcagttaacagttgttcgatgctaaaagccccaaggacgttccttggcaacttgttaactagtgtttgattagcgaacgtttcctaatcaaactagaactaaggaggaatttggattgtgagaagcgtcttccacatcctaaactaatttattgaaataaataggagtatcaaaataatcaatgatcaattctgaacaaactgaaatagatccatacttcaactagaagcttttctcccattgatattctcatttatttaaactattgctttctcttgctttctagatttaattcatca
This window harbors:
- the LOC110619569 gene encoding anthocyanidin 3-O-glucosyltransferase 2-like; the encoded protein is MKEIKGATPSHRKKDEQNQVKELAYALEHSGYRFLWSLRHPPPSAAEASLSDYENPQQVLPEGFLDRTARIGKVIGWAPQVAVLAHPAVGGFVSHCGWNSLLESIWFGVAVAAWPIYAEQQFNAFEMVIELGLSVEIKMDYRNDSGEIVKCDEIERGIKCLMEDDSEKKKKVKQMSEKSRMALRNGGSSYLSLGNFLKDVVDNLNKM